Within the Telopea speciosissima isolate NSW1024214 ecotype Mountain lineage chromosome 4, Tspe_v1, whole genome shotgun sequence genome, the region CTATTATAGACATAAGATCtagaaaaatacaaataaatagaCAATCCTATGACACTTAGACCAACAAGAAGCCAGTAGAAGTAATCAAGATGAGCTCTATTAAGGTTGTTTGAGAACCAACTGTCATGACCATCCTCACTAGTTAACTTCTCAATAGCAGAGACAAGGAAGCTACTTAGAAAGCTTCCTACACCAAAGATGCTGAGGTAGAGGGCAAGACCAACACTCCTCAAAGCTTTTGGCATTTGATCATAGAAAAATTCTTGCAAACCAACCATAGTGAAGGCTTCAGCAATTCCAAACAAGATGTATTGAGGAACCAACCACCAAACACTCATAGGAACTGTTGCTTTTGGTATATCCACTATCTTGGCCTCAATCGCAGTTTGAAGCCTTTCCCTCTCAACTAATGCTGCTACCACCATGGCGATCATAGATAAAAATATTCCAGTACCTATTCTTTGTAGCACTGTTATGCCAGAGTGTTTCTTGGTAAAAGCTCGGGCAATTGGAATGAGGACGCGATCATAGAAGGGCATGAAAAGAACAATGGAGAGACTAGCACATGTTTGAAGGGCGGCAGGTGGTATTTGAAACCCTGATGACCCAATTTTTCTGTCCATGGTGGCCCCTTGCTTGGTGAAGAATGTGGAGGATTGTGAGTTCACAATTGCAAATACTAAACATGCAGCCCATATAGGAGCCAACCTTAGTAATGCCTTTGCTTCTTCCACCTGATTGACACTACATACTACCCAACCTGTCTTGGAATTTTCAGATTCAGTAGCCATTAATGCCTTGTCAAGAAACCTGAAACAAATGAGGAACATGAAAATAAGTGTCTATTGGGTACATGCTTCCCTGCTCCCCATTCCCCATCCGTTGTTTAGAATAAGgagaaatgttctctgtggggggagTGTACCCGGCCCTTGCACCCAGACGGGGGAGGGGGAATAACCGCCACGCCCCCAATGAAATGCAAAATAAccccttgttgatgcttctttGTATGCTACTATTGGCCCCTGCACAGGCGTAGGAGCggcactcccggacagagaataCTTCTCCAATAAGTAAAGAGCTTGGTAGATCACTCATTGTTATCGGGAGGAGAACTCTGCAATAGCAAAGAAAGGAGCTTCTTTgcaatcttctttcttttgggatgcTCATCCTCCTTTTGTCAGGTAAGATATTGTATCTGTATGGGATTCTTTAGGACGATTGAGATATGGTTTCATCTCATTATTATATAATCTTTAGGaataagtttccctccacccatagaggatggttcacaaacccctcctagggttttagtatgttccaaataccctcttgatacccTCTCCTGCCCCACGATGAATGAGATTCCATttaccgtgggtggagggaaactagGTGTTAATCTTTATTTTGATCGTCTATCTTAGTTTATTTGGCTAGAGGTTTCTTTGCTGATGACATTGCCGAAGGTGGGTCCTTTAGTCAAATTGGTTGTCAAATGCTCTGCTAATGGCCATGTCGAAGGTTTTTTGTTCATGCCTAGATGTTAAACATGTACATCCTATATTCTAATATATTCTTTTGCTGatctttagaagaaaaaaacaaccaaTAAATAGCTATTTCATCACTTACCTGAATTGGTTAGCACCATCTAGGAGAAGAGTCTCACTACCTTCCTCATCAACAGGGGATGCTGGTGGAGTGGATCGCCAATTCCTTGCTGCTGTAACAAACACTTGTGCAATTCTTCTGAATGGATTATCATTATCAACATTGAAATTGTATCGATAACTATTGGTTCCAAGCAAGAAAACTGCCAGTGCAACCATCATACAAACACATGGAATGCCAAATCCAAGACCCCAATTCAGGTTGTCCTGAATGTATGTTAAGATCAAGTTGGTACACACAATACCACTACACATTCCAAAATACCACCAATTAAAGAAAGAGCTCTTGGACTTGTATTCCTCTGGATGTTGCCCATCAAATTGATCTGCACCAAAAGCTTGTACACATGGCTTGTGCCCACCTTGTGCAAGTGCCACTAAATACAgagagcagaagaagaagatgatttggtatTGAGGAGGATGGCAAGATGTGGTGCTAGTGTTGTTGCTGTTGTCGCAACTAGGTGGAATCAAAGAAGGAAGCACTGCTGATAATGTTAAGAAGCCCAATCCCTACAAAACATAATCTCTCTTTAATAAGTAGGTGTTATAGTCTTCTTCTCTCTTGgaatattttttcttgtttttggcaATCTTGTAAGTAGTGCTTTAAGTGCCCAAAATACAGAGCGAGAGCAAAAATTACATACAATTTAAAGTTGAGAATGGGCTTTCGAGCCTATCAATGTGTGCACATACAACAACAattaagccttatcccaactaaatggggtggactgcatggatcctttcaaaacacaGTACGGAAAACTGAGGTTTTcacaaaaggaaaggaaagtaagaagaatgaagaataaaaatgaagaaatgagacaagaaaagtgagaaatagaaaatgaagaatgaaaaatgaaaattacaaaaaatatgatagcccaagaaatcaagaaaatcttagctacatgaTGTCGACAATgtggatccttgtcctccaataggctctatcggaggccatacttggcacaagacccatactgtgtacatatatatatatttatggacCTCAAGGctttatttaattgaaaaatAAGGATGTTGAACGATAGAAACACCTTCAATGTTTGATCGATTAGGGATTTAAAGTTTGGAATTGCCCAATTAAATCAGaaatggttttcaaaattttgacaagTTGCCCACATCATCTTCACTCCCATGCCCCTGACTTGTTTGGTAAATTTgagccatggaagaagaactctgtcgaaaccaccgagttaactctaTTTCACAGGTTTCCGAGACGagtggaagggtgattttaaaaactccaaggtttcgaccaaaactcGGTGGCTTCGACTAGTTTCGACAATTTCGACCATGTTTTGGTCGAAACATGGTTGAACCACCTTGAAGCAGACCTATATAATACCTCTTTCGACAGTTTTGACCATGTTTCAACTAGTTTCGACCATGTTTCGATAGAAACCCCTCTAACCAAggtttccccatcaatgggaaaaaatccctagttttgatcaaaattcggTTTTGACTAGGTCGAAACTTGAGtttttttccttgatttgaGCACAAAGGACTAAACGATGTGCACAATTAATAGGTCAAACTTGGATGAAGGATGGGACTAATGGAAAAGGCCTGCTACATTGTTAAGGTGGGTCacgttttttcaattttttttaaaaaaatttaataaataccTTATGAGAAAAAATTGGGTACACTGCCAATGTGACATAAGCTAGCGTCCACTGTCTCTATTTCTCTTACCCTTGAAATGACCCCCTTCCCCCTCTTATAAGATATCTCATCCTGCACCCCATTGGTGTCATTAACTAGTTTACTGCATATAGGCGGTGTGTCTATTCCTCTCCCATATTTTATATACATCattaaaaatcttaaaaatgaaacaaaaaataaaataaaaatatcaaaggATCACAAATCGATGAATTGAGGTTGTTTAGTCCATGGGGATGACATGAGTTACAATACATACAAGTGATTATAGACCATAAAAGGTCCAAGGATAGAATATAGAGAAAAGGGGAAATGGAGAAACTGAATGAGTTTTGGTCGACTCGCGTAAAAATATTGAATCACCAGCGACTAGGGAAGACTTAGACAAAGTCTTGTCACTTTTTTAACACTACGgcaattttttcaataatattGACATGTAACTGCTtcgcataggccacactcccgtacagaaaactgctttccttttatttttttatatttgacTTGGAGTCAGGACTTGGTTTTCCATCAATGCTCTAGAGGCCTTAAAAAGCAACGTTTTAAAAATCAGACTGATACCGACCGACACCAGTATTGCCAAGTTAGGATGATTCCAATGTAGCGTAATGGATTTTGGGATGATTTGGTTTAAAGTCaaatttaaatcaaatcaaatctatATAAGACCAATCCAACATCCGATTCCAAGTTTTTTAAACTTACTAAAAAGGCCAAGATAATAAAATTTCGTTCGactttccctccacccacagtgaatgggatTCCTTTCACAAAGGGGCGGGAGAGGGTGAGAATAgatattgggagggtattttggaacatactgtTAGGTATTTGACTGTTACATCAAAAGTTTTAGAACTGATAAAATCcgttaaatcaagtcctttaatCTCTCTCATACCATACTGATCCAATCTaacgcccatacactagagtggacTGGGTCCAATAAACATATAACACATATTGAAGCCCTAGGATGGCGGGTGAACTGTCCTCTATGGCtggaggaaaattttgtccATAAAACTTAGCAAAAGAAGTTGAATATTCTCTCATGTGATAGGAGAAAGAAAAGGTAATCTGGACTAAACTTGTTTTAGCGTGCAATCCTCGCATTGCTTCTATTTTAATTCAGTGATGCCACTGTCGTAGGGAAAGCTTGTAAGTCTACATAAAATACCTAAGAGCTAGCGAAAGAGATTGGCCAGGGAGTTCTAGAATGGGTAGTCGTTTTGTGCTAGAATGACCGGTGGGAGGACAAaattcttaccttttttttccattaaaaaacgATTAATGAAAGATTAGAAGAAGGGTGGAGACAGAATTCGATTCTATGGCATTTAGCGTGCATATGCCATCATTCCATTACATGGTAGAAGGAAATTTGGAATTCCATCCTCCTACTAATTATCTTATATGTATTGCTATTATGTGTTTAATGGGGTTTACTTcaggaatttttctcctctcaggttccttgtctGGTCAGGTTTCattggttcctctcataggaagggtagaaatgacgacctcaccccacccggtcagtgtgttcgggtagggggtgaggtcatcatttccggccccctatgagaggaacctaagaacctgaccggacagggagcctgagaggagttaagtccCCACTCTAGTGTAGGGGTGTTAGCTTGGGCCAACCTAGTATGGGATATGTTAAATGACTTGATTTAATGCAATCCATCAACTCTGGAGTTTTTTGCATATTGAttaagtacctaacatttgataTTAGAACCAGTCACCacgtcacaggttcgagtcacAGGAATGGCTATCTAGGAGGAGGGCTACGACTACCTGGAATAGAGTAAAAGACTTCAAGAAGTAACTAATTGCTATCAGGCAAAAATCCTAGAGCAGAGTGGAGCCGTTTGGAAAGGTTTATCTACCGCCAGAGTGAGAGCTGCCTAAAGTGAGAGCTGCCAAAGACGACGACTACTGAAGcttggtggtctgttatgtgcctaatgggatCCACTCTAGTACATAGACGCATTGGGCCAGCCTactatgggataggttaaaagaGCTGGATTTAACATGTTTCATAACTCTGGAGTTTTTGGCGCATCGATCAAGTACCAAACAATTGATGGCCCAATCaagaaattaattaacaaaagagagagagagagagagagacgaacCAAAACATAGAGGAGAGAAGCAAAGAGAATAGTCCGGTAACGCCCAATATACGCATCAGCAACAAAAGCTCCCAAGAGAGGGAGCATGGAAGCCACCCCTGACCAAGTGTTCACGTTCACGGCGGCGGTTACCGTCGACTGCTGTAGTGGTCCGGTCAAGTAGGTTATGAGGTTACCACCAATTCCATAATAAGAAAACCTCTCTGCTATCTCCACTCCTGCATCATTTTTTCAATGTCACAACTTTGAATATCCATTAAGCCATGAAAGAATTGAATTGGGTAAACTTTGTAATTACATACCGATAATGAAAACAGCAGATCTCCATCTACCGGTCTTTGATCGAATCGCCGGCCGGCCTTTCTGGTCGACGGCACCTTCAACGGTGTCACTTAGCAGAGGAGCTTCCATTGCTGATGATGAATACTGCAAATTAAGCTTTCTATATATTTTCTTCCTCAGGCTCCTTGGCCCTCCCTATATATGTAAGGCACTTCCACAACAATTCATATAAAAGATAATGTCAGGCAAGTCCATGATGGCAAGATGGGGACCACTGAACTCATTTAACCCATTTTGTGGTTCCCACATGTGATAGGGGCTGTTTTTTTGTAGACAATTACATACTTTTGTTACTTTATTATTTGGGCCTTTGATACGTAAGCACAAGTTTTAGAAAAAACAATCAAGATTTCCGGTGTAATTGGGGGGAAAtgtatcacctcaatttgtctgtccgtcaatttcttcaattcctctaatagagggagggcGATCCCATCTGAATAGTATGTTCGGGTAGGGAGTAGAATGATCATTTTTGCCTCCCTATTAaatgaaattgaggaaattgaggacCAGCCAAactgaggggataaagatcgtAATTGGGGTCAAATGTCATCCCATAAATTTACTTTTGGTATAGAAAATATCTCAAGTGGGGCCCCTCTCTTAAGGCTGATTATGGTTGTGCCActgaatattaattttttagaaTTAAATGCCACTGACAATTCTCTTACATGCTTTGGACAAATATTTGGATAAGCTATATATCTACTTTCATATTAGTAATTAAATCATGAGAAATGCTTCTCTGAGCTGCCAGGGGAGGGTACgttagcattttttttattttttattcttttgatcTTTACACTTGAAATAATCTTGTATTGCTCTCCCATAAAAGAAATATCGtacctcattggtgtgctccaCTATATCACTGGTTCAGAGAAATCTCTCCCTTTAATCATATATTCTCTCATATATGTCTAAACATCGTCTGTACTTGACAAATTTTTTCATTTGAGCTTGATGAATGATCAGAGGATCATGGAATCCACTAAATTTCCTTCTCATATGTCTTGTTGTTATGTGAAATTGAATGTGTGCAAGCTAGGTAAAACTAAAAGGTTAATTATATGCAGACTAGGAAAGatttacaatatatacatatatatatatatatatatatatatattaacaaaAGTCTAACTTGCATACACAAAGTCCATCCCATACTAACAACCCACATAATCTTAAAACCTAAGCACATAGAATAGTCTATTTGAAATTTCTACCCATGATTGAAAGAGCTACTTGAGTGAACCTTGGTCTAACATTACACACCCATCAAAAGGGTAAACGTAAAGAAACTCACCCCTCCcaaaaatgggaaaattacaagattatttaaaaaataaaataaaatatggatATTGCAAAGGGACCTGGCTCCTGTCCAACCGTGGCGGGAGTTGGACGAGCCAGCACTCggaaaccaccccaaaaacaaggggggtggtcatttcacatgtggggctcAGGTAGGACCCatctgtgaaatgaccaccccacctctGTTTTTGCTATCGTTTAGCGGggttggatgctccagctcccaccatgGCTGGATAGAATCCTTTTCCATTACAAAGTTACCTAAAACACAAACTCTCCTTCACCCACTCGCTTaccctcttttttattttttttttaacatttttgaCCATGTCTGCCCTGCTCTCTGGTCATCACTTCCACCCCACATGCCCTAGGCCCTTGTCTCTCCTCTGACCACTTCACGCCCTTCCTAGTGCTTGTACTGCTCCAATGCCATGTTGACAGAGTGCTCAACAATCCATCCAATTAGAGACCACGTCGATCATCTTCAACTCCTTGTCATCTTCCCCTCCAtactgttatgtgcctaattgGGTCCATTCTAGTGTATGTGTgttagattggaccagcctagtatgtgataggttaaaggatttaatttaatacattccatcagctctggtgcttttggcgtattggtgAAGTatctaacatttggtatcagagtcagaCACCATGTTACGGGTTCGAGTCACAAAAATGGCTACTTAGAAGAGGGCTACCTTGAGTAGAGCGaagccgtcaagaaagggctactTGGCGCCAGGCAAAAAAACCCTGGAGCAGAGTGGAGTCCCTTCtaaagggctacctaccgccagAGTGAAAGCTGCCTAGAGTTAGAGCCATCGTGGACTACGGTTGCGAAAGCATGGtggttatgtgcctaatggggaaCAGTCTAGTGTATGAGCGCTAGATTGGACCAACCTACTATGgtataggttaaagggcttgatttaacgtgttccatcaacTCTGTAGCTTTTGGTGTATCGGTCAAATACCTAATACATACTTACCTTTGCTTGTAGGAAATTTTTTCTTGACAGACCGGAGGGATCATATTCAGACCGGTGTTTGATTTTTGAGTATGGCATGCGATCTAGACTTGGTTTGGTTGGGAGCTTCTAAACCAGTGGGATTGCTTTGTTCTTATATTCACTACAGGAAAGGAGGCATTAAcgacaaaaaggggaaattttaatttatttttgaaaacccttttataatCCTGATACATACAAAAATACACTTATACAGGTGTCAACACATCTGTAAGGCTCTTCTGACAATACACGACCGTGTGGGCCACCCTTCATTAATCATCCATGATATTACATCTTTCAATCCCTTCTCAAGACAACTCAACATGAGCGACCTTATCCAAGTCGGCTATGACAGCCAACTATCCACCAGCCGGATACAAACCGACCCGGACTATATAAGGAACAGTGTATAACAGAGGTAGCTAGATATTCACATTTATTACTTTTTACAGTTCCTCACTCATATTGATAGTTGCCCAGTTCTAACTTAATCATTGGAGTTACCTTGGCTTAACCCCCGGCCAATCCGAACACTCTCCTTTTGTCTTGTAGGTCATCTCCCTCAGCTCGGACAGAAAACGACGACAACAAATCCTatcttaaataacttttgggaataaaggaaggggaaattaaaagaaagtgtcAAGTTATAAATACAACTAATTAAAAGGATTTGCTGATTTCTAAGAAGCTTCTGATTCACTCTTTCAATGCTCCAGCTAAAAGGATTTCAGAGACTCGATGGATCTGCACCCTGCATGGTTACATAAAGATTAATATGGATGAGTGTTCTCTTGTCAACCTGAGTCACTCTGGTGCTAGTGGCATTTTACGAAATCATTTGGGAGATCCAGTGAACTGTTTTGCTTCGTATGAAGGTGTTGTTTCAAACTATTGGGCTAAATTTGCTGGTTTGTTTCCCCCGCATGAATGGAGCTAGTGTAGTCTTCAAATGTGAATAAAATGTGACTCTCAGTCAGTGGTTAGGTGTATCAAGAGTCATCtaatcccttattagtactttaggCAAAAGTGGTTATCTATTAAGTGTTTACTTGATAACACTTCTTGGAACATCATTGTTTCCGTGAAGTAAACTCTGTGGCAAATAAACTTGTCAAACATGCGAGCGGCTATCAGAGAATCTTATACATGAGATGTGGCCCCAAGCTTTTGTTTActttatattgatttattttaaatagaaataaaaactaTAAAACATACCAAATATCCCTCTTTATATTTATATGccaaataaacataaatataaaGCATACCAAAGACAGCCTAAGTTAACTGGGCTCTTAGTTGGGAAGAGGAAATGAAGTACTATGGTGACTTAGGAGGTGGAACAGTTTGTATTTTTACGTACTATTTGCTTAATattatcctttattttttatcataaaaaaaaaaaattacagggTATTAATAATAACCCCTATTCCATTTGGATATTTATCCTCTCTAGTTCCTTGTCCGACCCAGTTTCCCAGTGCCCCAAACAAAGGGGACataatgaccatcctacccctatCCGGATAGGGTCCACCCCCTTATTAGGGgtactggggaactgggccggatagagaactggaggagataatttttctatTCCGTTTCTACATACTTCGAAAGTTTATAACCTCTCCttaaaaatttataatactTGACATAATGACATTAGATTTTGTACATGACTAtatgctttgtttttttgtttttatttttccccaaaGACCACATCTTAAAGTTATAGGACTAAAGGACACTTGAATGACACAAGCAAGCATGGTATATTTACAAGCTACATTTTTAAAGTAGTAGTAGCTAGTCAAGGTCTATTGTTTGAATCTCATAGCTTCCACTTTGAATATATCATAAACCTGATTAATCTTCTATTGTTTCAGATTTGGAATTGATGGAGACCGATCCTGTacccaatttcaattttcaaaattttagatGATGCACATGTGTTGGCCCCTATCAACAACACAATTGGTCTATTTTATAAATtgatttttcttattgattttGCCATATATTGTTTTGTCACTTCTAAAGGCTTGTTTGCTTGCTTGCCTGCCTTTCTAGATTACTAACATGAGAGTTCATATAAGTCCTTTTCTAGTGTTCTTTAGTTCTTTTGGGGGCAAGGGCTCCCCATGTTGTCAGTGTCAAGGACATGTGTTGGCCTCTAACATGTACATGCAGGTGAACATACGTATAGAGGATCCATTTTCAACACATCAATCGTTTTGTGGATCCCACAAGGTGAGTGAAGAGAGAGGAAACTTATACAAAGGAGACAAAATGTGGGAGGGTGTGAGAAGTAATCCCCACACAGTCGCATCACGTGGGGATCCTTTTTCCTTtctcagggaaaaaaaaatacaattacGTACTCcaacatattaaaaaaaaaaataaaaatcaggaggatatttttttcttcttcaggcATGAATCACACACTTGTGACTAACttttcattgtatttttttcttaaccAATGAAAAAACAAGAGGATGCCCTCACTCCTATggtgaagaatttttttttttcatcaatgGCTTTTTCTTGATTTTCATTATTATATAGATAGAAGGAAGCAATTTCTTCCCTCACCCACAGGTTCTATGTCTTGGGATGGGTATAAGGAACTATGGAGATCGAAGGTATCATTGATTTCGTATTGTAAAGGATAGAGTAATAATGATCCTAGATGGGCAGGTGAGCCCTATTCCACTAGTGGAGAAAAAGTTTCTCCTAGATAGTGTACGGTATTGTTTGCATATATTTTGAATGTAATGACATGTGTTCCGTCTTCAAGGGATCGTAGCAGGCGTGTAATTAGAGATCGATTCAGTTTATTTCTAAGGCTAAGGATGTTTGTTGGCCTTGAGAATGTTTTAAAGTTCTGTTTGATATTCACTTGTGTTGTATTAAGTTTCAAAACTTTATTCTTAAGATGTGTAACAAGAGTAAACTGTGGGTTTGCTCGCTATTTGTCTCAGTGAGTTAGGGTAGAAAAGTGGACTTTATATGTTCTCTTGCTGGTTagttattttttctcttttcacagaaaaaaaaaaaaaaaggtgcccTTACACTTAGACACATGGGTGGATAAAATGACTATCATACCCCCATAGAAAGACGGAATTTCTTCAAGGTGCGGTGATCAATTTGCCCATCCGTGTCAAGGTACAGGAGCAGCATACCACATGTGCCCtaatagcattctctttcccaaaaaatatgaggaagaaagttttctatGGAGGAGTTGCGCCCTATGTCCA harbors:
- the LOC122657632 gene encoding protein NRT1/ PTR FAMILY 5.10-like isoform X3; translation: MDTTPLLSDTVEGAVDHKGGPAIRSKTGRWRSALFIIGVEVAERFSYCGIGGNLITYLTGPLQQSTVTATVNVNTWSGVASMLPLLGAFVADGYLGRYRTILFASLLYVLGLGFLTLSAVLPSLIPPSCDNSNNTSTTSCHPPQYQIIFFFCSLYLVALAQGGHKPCVQAFGADQFDGQHPEEYKSKSSFFNWWYFGMCSGIVCTNLILTYIQDNLNWGLGFGIPCVCMMVALAVFLLGTNSYRYNFNVDNDNPFRRIAQVFVTAARNWRSTPPASPVDEEGSETLLLDGANQFRFLDKALMATESENSKTGWVVCSVNQVEEAKALLRLAPIWAACLVFAIVNSQSSTFFTKQGATMDRKIGSSGFQIPPAALQTCASLSIVLFMPFYDRVLIPIARAFTKKHSGITVLQRIGTGIFLSMIAMVVAALVERERLQTAIEAKIVDIPKATVPMSVWWLVPQYILFGIAEAFTMVGLQEFFYDQMPKALRSVGLALYLSIFGVGSFLSSFLVSAIEKLTSEDGHDSWFSNNLNRAHLDYFYWLLVGLSVIGLSIYLYFSRSYVYNRAYIM
- the LOC122657632 gene encoding protein NRT1/ PTR FAMILY 5.10-like isoform X2, whose amino-acid sequence is MDSTPLLSDTVEGAVDHKGRPAIRSKTGRWRSAALIIGVEIAERFSYYGIGGNLITYLTGPLQQSTVTAAVNVNTWSGVASMLPLLGAFVADAYIGRYRTILFASLLYVLGLGFLTLSAVLPSLIPPSCDNSNNTSTTSCHPPQYQIIFFFCSLYLVALAQGGHKPCVQAFGADQFDGQHPEEYKSKSSFFNWWYFGMCSGIVCTNLILTYIQDNLNWGLGFGIPCVCMMVALAVFLLGTNSYRYNFNVDNDNPFRRIAQVFVTAARNWRSTPPASPVDEEGSETLLLDGANQFRFLDKALMATESENSKTGWVVCSVNQVEEAKALLRLAPIWAACLVFAIVNSQSSTFFTKQGATMDRKIGSSGFQIPPAALQTCASLSIVLFMPFYDRVLIPIARAFTKKHSGITVLQRIGTGIFLSMIAMVVAALVERERLQTAIEAKIVDIPKATVPMSVWWLVPQYILFGIAEAFTMVGLQEFFYDQMPKALRSVGLALYLSIFGVGSFLSSFLVSAIEKLTSEDGHDSWFSNNLNRAHLDYFYWLLVGLSVIGLSIYLYFSRSYVYNRAYIM
- the LOC122657632 gene encoding protein NRT1/ PTR FAMILY 5.10-like isoform X5; this translates as MEAPLLSDTVEGAVDQKGRPAIRSKTGRWRSAVFIIGVEIAERFSYYGIGGNLITYLTGPLQQSTVTAAVNVNTWSGVASMLPLLGAFVADAYIGRYRTILFASLLYVLGLGFLTLSAVLPSLIPPSCDNSNNTSTTSCHPPQYQIIFFFCSLYLVALAQGGHKPCVQAFGADQFDGQHPEEYKSKSSFFNWWYFGMCSGIVCTNLILTYIQDNLNWGLGFGIPCVCMMVALAVFLLGTNSYRYNFNVDNDNPFRRIAQVFVTAARNWRSTPPASPVDEEGSETLLLDGANQFRFLDKALMATESENSKTGWVVCSVNQVEEAKALLRLAPIWAACLVFAIVNSQSSTFFTKQGATMDRKIGSSGFQIPPAALQTCASLSIVLFMPFYDRVLIPIARAFTKKHSGITVLQRIGTGIFLSMIAMVVAALVERERLQTAIEAKIVDIPKATVPMSVWWLVPQYILFGIAEAFTMVGLQEFFYDQMPKALRSVGLALYLSIFGVGSFLSSFLVSAIEKLTSEDGHDSWFSNNLNRAHLDYFYWLLVGLSVIGLSIYLYFSRSYVYNRAYIM